In Lusitaniella coriacea LEGE 07157, the genomic stretch CTGACTTAATCATCGATTTGGGAATTTGGAATCGGCAAACCGGACTGGGTTACACCTTTAGTTCCTCCACCATATTTAAACTACCCAATGGCGCAGATCGTTCTCCCGATGCCGCCTGGATTCAGCGTCAACGCTGGGAATCCCTCACTCCCGAACAACGGCGCAAATTTCCCCCCATCGCCCCGGATTTTGTCATCGAATTAAGGTCTGCAACTGACAGTATAGAAATGTTGCGCGCCAAGATGCAGGAATATTTGGATGCAGGGGTGTTATTGGGATGGCTGATTAACCCCCAACAGCAGCAAGTCGAAATTTATCGCCCAGAAAAGGTAGTGGAAGTGCGAAATCTGCCCGCCGAATTATCTGGTGAAACTCTTCTACCCGGATTTCGTTTGAGCTTATCTCAGTATTAAACATCTTCAA encodes the following:
- a CDS encoding Uma2 family endonuclease, with product MDSILTLNLDTVRLTDEQFYNICQNNRELKFERTALGELIIMSPVGGESGNREADLIIDLGIWNRQTGLGYTFSSSTIFKLPNGADRSPDAAWIQRQRWESLTPEQRRKFPPIAPDFVIELRSATDSIEMLRAKMQEYLDAGVLLGWLINPQQQQVEIYRPEKVVEVRNLPAELSGETLLPGFRLSLSQY